The Branchiostoma floridae strain S238N-H82 chromosome 8, Bfl_VNyyK, whole genome shotgun sequence genome has a segment encoding these proteins:
- the LOC118421928 gene encoding versican core protein-like — MRYLNSRNGKTLKMRTATNLFLCLLMTSFGSGGWWYADGCGEVYLNGEYKTACNSTSNPGFSTETCRARGMNWLPWKGFVSLKHSRIMMRPTDFGWPRRRLDPNDNPLRCGPSFALPDGKRSECDPTGTINDLPCCSTGGYCGKTSAHCTCSGCVDYRPVVDLDECAQDNHGCEHICTNPIVRGPAECSCELGFTLNPDNKTCRAPEWTSSNGASYLPIPGELFSWSAAEEACQSFGSHLASISGSQENDFLMEMMGNDAGSYWIGLNTNQQPSRRFHRRQ; from the exons atgagATATCTAAATAGCAGAAACGGAAAGACTTTAAAGATGAGGACAGCTACAAACCTGTTTCTTTGTCTCCTGATGACCAGCTTTGGAAGCGGGGGCTGGTGGTACGCTGATGGTTGTGGCGAGGTGTACTTGAACGGGGAGTATAAAACCGCCTGCAACTCCACCAGCAACCCCGGCTTCAGCACCGAGACGTGTCGCGCCAGGGGGATGAACTGGCTGCCGTGGAAGGGCTTTGTCTCTCTGAAACACTCGAGGATCATGATGAGGCCGACAGACTTCG GTTGGCCAAGAAGAAGGCTGGACCCCAATGACAACCCTTTGCGATGTGGCCCCAGTTTTGCCCTTCCTGACGGCAAGCGCTCTGAATGCGACCCTACTGGCACCATCAACGACTTACCGTGCTGTTCCACTGGTGGATACTGTGGCAAAACTTCGGCACACTGCACATGCTCCGGTTGTGTGGACTATCGACCAGTCGTAG ACCTTGATGAGTGTGCACAAGATAACCACGGGTGCGAACATATCTGCACCAACCCCATCGTCCGCGGACCGGCGGAATGCTCCTGTGAGCTGGGGTTCACCTTAAATCCTGACAACAAGACATGTCGAG CCCCGGAGTGGACGTCCTCCAACGGCGCCAGCTACCTCCCGATTCCCGGAGAGCTATTTTCCTGGAGCGCAGCGGAGGAAGCGTGCCAGTCCTTCGGGTCACACCTGGCCTCCATTTCCGGTAGCCAGGAGAACGACTTCCTGATGGAGATGATGGGGAATGATGCCGGGAGCTATTGGATAGGTCTGAACACCAATCAGCAG CCCTCAAGACGTTTTCACCGCCGACAATAA
- the LOC118421929 gene encoding angiopoietin-4-like gives MSVVQKGYTLRVDLADWDGSTAYAEYSSFSVASAADKYRLSVSGYSGTAGDGITRPDNDGRYSSDGAMFTTQDQDNDGNGNICATLLSVSGYSGTAGDGITSPDNNGRYNANGAMFTTQDQDNDGNGNNCAT, from the exons ATGTCTGTTGTGCAGAAAGGATACACTCTCCGGGTGGACCTGGCCGACTGGGACGGGTCCACAGCCTATGCGGAGTACAGCAGCTTTAGCGTGGCGAGCGCCGCGGACAAGTACAG ACTATCGGTCTCCGGTTACTCCGGTACCGCCGGTGACGGCATCACGAGGCCAGACAACGACGGGCGGTACAGCTCAGACGGCGCCATGTTCACCACCCAGGACCAGGACAACGACGGGAACGGCAACATCTGCGCCACATT ACTGTCGGTCTCTGGTTACTCTGGTACCGCCGGTGACGGCATCACGAGTCCGGACAACAACGGGCGGTACAACGCAAACGGCGCCATGTTCACCACTCAGGACCAGGACAACGACGGGAATGGCAACAACTGCGCCACATAG
- the LOC118421930 gene encoding uncharacterized protein LOC118421930 — MRAKLGLLIGLLVYVSMAITDVEGARDCLDVWDNNINKSGVYTVGEPPFEVYCYNELEGDVNIALGKPTQQSSTSHDSSNAVDGNRGGNLLNDGCTHTLNPGTADPWWYVDLQSSRAISHVTIVNRADCCQGRINPFRLHVSSDTNILSSPTCGGAWLTGKSSWVVDSAGTPYVSNGVTYDATKTLDGNTGTYWNPQGTGIYYNNWYIVLDLSAPQTLTRIAVNNYGNTVHDIAAFSLQQSQVGSPYTWEDVGSFANVQGGTSRRQEFGEFQGTARFWRFVVTRTHSGHQPRLTELQLYGISSSKGESYSKLALLMKWLACVA, encoded by the exons ATGAGGGCGAAGTTAGGTCTTCTGATTGGTCTTCTCGTTTACGTGTCTATGGCTATCACGGATGTGGAAG GGGCCAGGGACTGCCTGGATGTTTGggacaacaacatcaacaagagCGGGGTGTACACCGTGGGAGAACCGCCCTTCGAGGTCTACTGCTATAACGAACTGGAGGGAG ACGTGAATATAGCACTGGGTAAACCAACTCAGCAGTCGAGTACCAGCCATGATTCGAGTAACGCCGTGGACGGCAACCGAGGCGGGAACCTACTGAACGACGGCTGCACCCACACGTTAAATCCTGGTACCGCAGACCCGTGGTGGTACGTGGACCTACAGAGCTCCCGGGCCATCAGCCACGTCACCATCGTCAACAGGGCGGACTGCTGTCAGGGGAGGATCAACCCCTTCAGGCTTCACGTCAGCAGTGATACCAACATCCTATCCAGCCCGACGTGTGGAG GTGCATGGCTGACAGGGAAGTCGTCGTGGGTTGTAGACTCCGCCGGCACACCGTATGTCTCCAACGGAGTGACGTATGATGCCACAAAAACATTGGATGGGAACACTGGAACCTACTGGAACCCCCAGGGCACGGGCATATactacaacaactggtacatcGTTCTGGACCTCTCAGCGCCTCAGACTCTGACCCGCATCGCAGTCAACAACTACGGGAACACCGTCCATGACATCGCAGCCTTCAGCTTGCAGCAGTCGCAGGTTGGGAGTCCGTACACATGGGAGGATGTCGGGTCCTTCGCTAACGTGCAGGGAGGAACGTCGCGTCGCCAGGAGTTTGGCGAGTTCCAGGGAACAGCGCGTTTTTGGCGGTTTGTGGTCACTCGGACGCACTCTGGTCATCAGCCAAGGCTCACAGAGCTACAGCTTTACGGAATATCATCAAGTAAGGGGGAATCATATTCAAAGCTTGCCTTGTTAATGAAATGGCTTGCTTGTGTCGCTTAA
- the LOC118421012 gene encoding endothelial zinc finger protein induced by tumor necrosis factor alpha-like — translation MRTHTGEKPYVCGTCDKAFGQLTTLTTHMRTHTGEKPYMCGECNSQFTQLSHLKAHMRSHTGEKPYPCEQCGKRFGQPAHLMTHMRTHTGEKPYMCVKCGKKFSRSHDLKEHIRTHTGEKPHQCKECSRRFTRLGDLKAHVRTHTGEKPYRCEKCCKQFSRSVELNTHMRTHTGETPYTCEDCGMQFNKLRRLKEHIRTHTGEKPYKCEVCSRQFSVPRTLKRHMMTHTGERPYVCEYCNKRCRQLAELKIHMRIHTGEQPYRCEECGKQFSELGNLKRHMRIHTGEKPYLCSDCGKRFERIDHLKSHMRTHTHV, via the coding sequence ATGcggacccacacaggagagaaaccgtacGTGTGTGGGACGTGCGACAAGGCCTTCGGTCAGCTAACGACCCTGACgactcacatgcggacccacaccggggagaaaccgtacatgtgcggggagtgcaACTCACAGTTTACTCAGCTGTCTCATCTGAAGGCACACATGCGgtctcacacaggtgagaaaccgtacccGTGTGAGCAATGTGGCAAACGTTTCGGCCAGCCAGCTCATCTTATGactcacatgcgaactcacacaggggagaaaccgtacatgtGTGTGAAATGCGGCAAGAAGTTCAGCAGGTCACATGACCTTAAGGAGCATAttcggactcacactggggagaaacctcACCAGTgtaaggagtgcagcagacGGTTCACCAGGTTGGGTGATCTGAAGGCTCAtgtgagaactcacacaggtgaaaaaccctacaggtgtgagaagtgctgcaagcagttcagtagaaGTGTTGAACTAAATacacacatgagaactcacactggggagacgCCCTACACGTGCGAGGACTGCGGCATGCAGTTCAATAAACTGCGTCGTCTGAAAGagcacatacggactcacactggcgagaaaccgtaCAAATGCGAGGTATGCAGCAGACAATTCAGTGTCCCGAGAACCCTGAAGAGGCACATGATGacccacaccggtgagagaccgtaCGTGTGTGAATATTGCAACAAAAGGTGTCGTCAGTTAGCTGAACTGAAGATTCACATGCGGATACACACCGGCGAgcaaccctacaggtgtgaagagTGCGGCAAGCAGTTCAGCGAGCTGGGTAATCTAAAGAGACACATGAGaatacacacaggtgagaaaccgtatcTGTGTAGTGACTGCGGCAAGCGGTTCGAGAGGATTGATCacctgaagagtcacatgcggactcacacacaTGTGTGA
- the LOC118421038 gene encoding zinc finger protein 239-like, whose protein sequence is METGSHLAGVGKDGQRSCRINKCSHCDKEFRFKTMLNAHLRTHTGGRPYICNECGQGLLHQEDLKKHMRIHTGVRPYICGECNQRFSQLGDLTRHMRTHTGEKPHQCEECGKQYRRSSDLKVHVRTHTGEKPYKCEHCDKGFIQSTHLKRHMRTHTGEKPYRCDKCSRQCTTLANLKTHIRTHTGERPYGCGKCNRSFPQLGHLKIHMRTHSRGRSSMPV, encoded by the coding sequence ATGGAAACTGGGTCTCATCTTGCTGGGGTGGGAAAGGATGGACAGCGTTCTTGCCGTATCAACAAGTGCAGCCattgcgacaaggagtttcgCTTCAAGACTATGCTCAACGCACACCTGCGAACTCACACGGGTGGGAGACCATACATTTGTAATGAATGCGGGCAGGGGTTACTTCATCAGGAAGATCTGAAGAAGCACATGCGGATTCACACCGGTGTGAGACCATACATTTGTGGGGAATGCAACCAACGGTTCAGTCAGCTGGGGGATCTAACGagacacatgcgaactcacacaggagagaaaccacATCAATGCGAGGAATGCGGTAAGCAGTACAGAAGGTCGAGTGATCTGAAGGTACatgtgcggactcacactggtgaaaagccgtacaagtgtgaacaTTGCGACAAGGGCTTTATTCAGTCAACTCacctgaagagacacatgcggactcacaccggcgagaaaccctacaggtgtgacaagTGCAGCAGACAGTGCACTACGCTGGCAAATCTTAAGACTCACATtcggactcacactggcgagAGACCTTACGGGTGTGGCAAATGCAACAGAAGCTTTcctcagctgggtcatctgaagatacacatgcggactcactcACGTGGACGCTCATCGATGCCTGTGTGA
- the LOC118421022 gene encoding zinc finger protein 239-like: MHMATMIGSHLTQGEGGDGHGSPRTLKCSFCDKEFLCKRKLNRHLRTHTGERPYQCGECGRRFSYLSALKNHIRTHTGERPYSCEECNLQLSRLDDLRRHMRTHTGEKPHRCEECSRQFSTSSELKMHIRTHTGEKPYTCDHCNRGFSQLAHLETHILTHTGAKPYRCEECSRQFRALGNLKTHMRIHTGEKPYTCDHCNKGFSQLAHLKTHMRTHTGETPYRCDECSKQFTTLTHLKSHMRTHTGEKPYRCDVCSQQFSQLSNLKRHTRTHTVNR; encoded by the coding sequence ATGCATATGGCGACTATGATCGGATCTCATCTGACACAAGGGGAGGGGGGGGATGGACATGGTTCTCCCCGTACCCTCAAGTGCAGTTTTTGCGACAAGGAGTTTCTATGCAAAAGGAAGCTCAATCGAcacctgcgaactcacactggtgagagaccataccagtgtggTGAATGTGGGAGACGGTTTAGTTATCTGTCAGCGCTGAAGAACCAcattcggactcacacaggtgagagacCATATAGTTGTGAGGAATGCAATCTACAGCTAAGTCGGCTGGATGATCTAaggagacacatgcggactcacaccggtgagaaacctcaccgatgtgaggagtgcagcaggcagttcagtactTCGAGCGAGCTGAAGATGCATATtcgaactcacaccggtgaaaaaccgtacacGTGTGATCATTGCAACCGAGGCTTCAGTCAGTTAGCTCATCTGGAGACCCACATACTAACTCACACAGGTgcaaaaccctacaggtgtgaggagtgcagccgACAGTTCAGAGCTTTGGGTAATTTAAAAACGCACATGAGAattcacactggtgaaaaaccgtacacGTGTGATCATTGCAACAAAGGCTTCAGTCAGTTAGCTcatctgaagacccacatgcggaCACACACGGGGGAAACCCCGTACAGATGTGATGaatgtagcaagcagttcactACGTTGACACATTTAAAGagtcatatgcggactcacactggagaaaaaccgtACAGGTGCGATGTGTGCAGTCAACAGTTCTCACAGTTGTCCAATTTGAAAAGACATACGCGGACGCACACTGTTAATAGATAG